A stretch of Magnetococcus sp. PR-3 DNA encodes these proteins:
- a CDS encoding Calx-beta domain-containing protein: DQSGTVTFATGAHSQLVTVSTSGDTLYEGDETFSLSLSNGSTGTSIVNATAQTTLTDDVQDETTFSVANGTAAEAGNLVFTVYREGDAQADQTVDYALAADSAAA; this comes from the coding sequence GATCAATCCGGTACGGTCACCTTTGCCACCGGTGCCCATAGCCAACTGGTTACGGTAAGCACCAGTGGCGATACGTTGTATGAGGGGGATGAGACCTTTAGTCTCTCCCTCAGTAACGGCTCTACGGGCACATCCATTGTCAATGCCACGGCTCAAACCACCCTTACCGATGATGTGCAAGATGAAACCACCTTTTCTGTCGCCAACGGCACGGCGGCAGAGGCGGGTAATCTGGTTTTTACGGTGTACCGGGAAGGGGATGCTCAGGCCGATCAAACAGTGGATTACGCACTGGCAGCAGACAGCGCCGCGGCA